From the genome of Vibrio navarrensis, one region includes:
- the malE gene encoding maltose/maltodextrin ABC transporter substrate-binding protein MalE — protein sequence MKRVIKTLSVCTLATLIATPVMAMQEGEITIWINGDKSYEGLAQIGKQFEQDTGVKVIVQHPESLEAKFQQHAATGGGPDIIFWAHDRFGGYAEAGLLYEIKPSKAFKEKLVDFSWDAVTVNGKIVGYPLAIEAPSLIYNKDLLPNPPKTWEELPAIQKQMQKQGKKAIMWDIKNAYFTWPVISSGGAFAFEKIDGGYNAKSTGVNNSAGVAGLQFLVDMVNQGVLNPDMDYSVSEAAFTKGEAAMTINGPWSWGNLDKMNVNYGVAVLPTLNGGKGNPFVGILSAGINAASPNTDLAVEFLENYLFKDDALKTMNDDKPLGAVTLKSFQKVLESDDRIRSTMINAENGEIMPNIPQMTAYWFAEGAAIDNAMQGKQSVKQALDTAAKQITK from the coding sequence ATGAAACGAGTCATCAAAACCCTTTCTGTCTGTACGCTTGCAACCTTGATTGCCACGCCGGTCATGGCGATGCAAGAGGGCGAAATCACCATCTGGATCAACGGCGATAAAAGCTATGAAGGTCTGGCGCAAATTGGCAAACAATTTGAGCAAGATACTGGCGTAAAAGTGATCGTCCAGCACCCAGAATCACTGGAAGCCAAGTTCCAACAACATGCGGCCACAGGCGGCGGCCCAGACATCATCTTCTGGGCCCATGATCGTTTCGGCGGTTACGCGGAAGCGGGCCTGTTGTATGAGATCAAGCCAAGCAAAGCGTTTAAAGAGAAGCTGGTTGATTTCAGTTGGGACGCCGTGACCGTCAACGGAAAAATTGTCGGTTACCCATTGGCGATTGAAGCGCCTTCGCTGATTTACAACAAAGACTTACTGCCAAACCCGCCCAAAACTTGGGAAGAGCTGCCTGCGATTCAAAAGCAGATGCAAAAGCAAGGCAAGAAAGCCATCATGTGGGACATCAAAAACGCCTACTTTACTTGGCCGGTGATCTCCTCAGGCGGCGCGTTTGCCTTTGAGAAGATCGACGGCGGCTACAACGCCAAAAGCACTGGCGTGAATAACTCCGCCGGCGTGGCAGGCCTGCAGTTCCTCGTCGACATGGTTAACCAAGGCGTGCTCAACCCAGACATGGATTACTCTGTCTCGGAAGCCGCTTTCACTAAAGGCGAAGCGGCAATGACCATCAACGGCCCTTGGTCGTGGGGCAACTTGGACAAAATGAACGTCAACTACGGCGTGGCCGTTTTGCCTACTTTAAACGGCGGCAAAGGCAATCCGTTTGTTGGTATTCTCAGCGCGGGCATCAACGCGGCCAGTCCAAATACCGATCTTGCAGTGGAGTTTTTAGAAAACTATCTGTTTAAAGACGACGCGCTGAAAACCATGAACGACGACAAACCGCTTGGCGCGGTGACGTTGAAGTCATTCCAGAAAGTGCTAGAGAGCGACGATCGCATCAGATCTACCATGATCAACGCGGAAAATGGCGAAATTATGCCAAACATTCCGCAAATGACCGCTTACTGGTTTGCTGAAGGCGCCGCGATTGATAACGCCATGCAAGGCAAACAGAGCGTTAAACAAGCGCTGGATACCGCAGCCAAACAGATCACTAAATAA
- a CDS encoding alpha-amylase family protein translates to MKKQKYSVYQVFTRLFGNQCARNQPWGTLEENGVGKFSDFNDDALAAIKQLGISHIWYTGVPHHALVRDYQAYGINNDHPAVVKGRAGSPYAVKDYYSVNPDLADNPAERMAEFAALIERTHHHGMRVIIDIVPNHVARKYHGLNNPEGVRDFGADDDTSVEYHRDNNFYYIPGQAFQLPDIPAPFSPLGGEAHPQLAQPYEEFPAKWTGNGSRLAKPNFDDWYETVKVNYGVRPDGSKDFAELPADYAQRSFEEHFAFWQQQEVPSSWRKFRDITLFWLDFGVDGFRYDMAEMVPVEFWSYLNSHIKMRNRDAFLMAEVYQPHLYRDYIHLGKMDYLYDKVDLYDGLKAVIQGKASTAIIGEIQAKMMDIEHNMLHFLDNHDEQRLAHAQFAGDADYGRPAMLVSALLSSSPSMIYFGQEVGEAGNEHAGFGLPSRTSIFDYIGVPEHQKWMNNGLFDGGLLSDKQKALRAFYARLLNFSLDCPALCGEYMDLYPLNQRALGQHCHLFARFDQQTLVLAASNFSADLSNTCHVTLPEKLLSQFGLSDGSYTLSDAVGEQADIQLQVQQGQGDVWIELPPFAASAWVLQQ, encoded by the coding sequence ATGAAAAAACAAAAATATTCAGTTTATCAAGTTTTTACTCGCCTTTTTGGCAACCAATGTGCCCGAAATCAGCCTTGGGGAACGTTAGAAGAGAACGGCGTCGGCAAGTTCAGTGACTTCAATGACGACGCGCTTGCGGCGATCAAACAACTGGGTATTAGCCATATTTGGTACACAGGTGTTCCGCATCACGCTTTGGTGCGCGACTACCAAGCCTACGGCATCAACAACGATCACCCGGCAGTGGTAAAGGGGCGGGCGGGCTCCCCCTATGCGGTCAAAGATTACTATTCGGTCAACCCAGATCTGGCCGACAATCCGGCCGAACGCATGGCGGAATTCGCCGCGCTGATTGAGCGCACTCATCATCACGGCATGCGCGTTATCATCGATATCGTGCCGAATCATGTCGCACGAAAGTATCATGGATTAAACAATCCTGAAGGAGTGCGTGACTTTGGTGCTGACGACGACACCTCGGTCGAATATCACCGCGACAACAACTTCTACTACATTCCCGGCCAAGCGTTTCAACTGCCGGATATTCCAGCGCCGTTTTCTCCCCTTGGCGGCGAAGCGCACCCGCAATTGGCACAGCCGTATGAGGAATTTCCCGCCAAGTGGACCGGCAATGGCTCACGACTTGCCAAACCCAACTTTGATGACTGGTACGAAACGGTCAAAGTGAACTACGGCGTGCGACCCGATGGCAGCAAAGATTTCGCCGAACTGCCAGCCGATTACGCGCAGCGTTCGTTTGAGGAACACTTTGCCTTTTGGCAGCAGCAAGAGGTGCCGAGCTCTTGGCGCAAGTTTCGCGATATCACGCTGTTTTGGCTCGATTTTGGCGTCGATGGTTTCCGTTACGACATGGCGGAAATGGTCCCTGTCGAGTTTTGGAGCTATCTCAACTCACACATTAAGATGCGCAACCGCGATGCGTTTCTGATGGCAGAAGTGTACCAACCTCATCTCTATCGCGATTACATTCATCTGGGCAAAATGGACTACCTGTATGACAAGGTAGATTTGTACGACGGGCTAAAAGCGGTAATTCAGGGCAAAGCATCTACGGCGATTATCGGTGAAATTCAAGCCAAGATGATGGATATTGAGCACAATATGCTGCATTTTCTCGACAATCATGACGAGCAGAGGCTGGCCCACGCCCAATTTGCTGGCGACGCCGATTATGGTCGCCCGGCCATGTTGGTCTCGGCGCTGCTGAGCAGTTCTCCCAGCATGATCTATTTCGGCCAAGAGGTCGGCGAGGCGGGCAATGAACACGCGGGCTTTGGCCTGCCAAGTCGTACCTCGATTTTTGACTACATCGGCGTGCCGGAACATCAGAAATGGATGAACAACGGCCTGTTTGACGGTGGCCTGTTAAGCGACAAACAAAAAGCGCTACGCGCCTTTTACGCCCGCTTACTCAACTTCAGCCTCGATTGCCCTGCGCTGTGTGGCGAGTATATGGATCTCTATCCACTTAACCAAAGAGCACTCGGCCAGCATTGCCATCTGTTTGCTCGCTTTGATCAGCAAACGCTGGTCTTAGCGGCGAGTAATTTCTCTGCTGATCTGAGTAATACGTGCCATGTGACGCTGCCTGAAAAGTTGCTCAGCCAGTTCGGCCTGAGCGACGGAAGCTATACACTCAGCGATGCGGTTGGCGAGCAAGCCGACATTCAGTTGCAAGTGCAACAAGGGCAAGGGGACGTCTGGATTGAACTGCCGCCCTTTGCGGCCAGCGCTTGGGTGTTGCAACAATAA
- a CDS encoding tetratricopeptide repeat protein, with translation MSMMAVAIGATSLSLLLVFVWMFSLSLRKQRLEQERKAKEAAYRRAIEKAREQERQERLFKAESGHIPTILFLAKEAERTNLKEALYWYNKGARLDNINCMYGIVRISERMREDMVLKEQANFWRLVIAGAEGNLGAKFEAGKALVNGRGVEKNIPKGYGLVEEAATKGNLDAMLFMGDWSQSYQNPDKSSDSAFEWYRKAADLGSVDGQIQLGLSYLSGLGTSKDHTKGTYWLERAAEKGSAEAMFHAGEAWRDYGKTGNALAYVWLFLASHFGYEKARAMRDQVATKIGVDIVVGLQSVAKPLMKKLEAGKVGKHSIIKALNKVYKRPAYFPPLEKPLDADTQLLSDDAAFEETLLADTVEVEQEPVSPNANSGKPSLDFSQSFEMPKK, from the coding sequence ATGAGTATGATGGCGGTTGCAATTGGTGCTACCAGCCTTTCATTGCTGTTGGTTTTTGTCTGGATGTTTTCGCTGTCATTAAGGAAGCAGCGTCTAGAACAGGAAAGGAAAGCAAAAGAGGCTGCGTATCGCAGGGCGATTGAAAAAGCGCGAGAACAGGAACGGCAAGAACGCCTTTTTAAGGCGGAGAGTGGGCACATTCCAACCATTTTGTTTTTAGCCAAGGAAGCAGAACGCACCAACTTAAAAGAGGCGCTCTATTGGTATAACAAAGGCGCACGTTTGGATAACATTAATTGCATGTATGGCATTGTGCGCATCAGTGAACGCATGCGCGAAGATATGGTGCTCAAGGAGCAAGCCAACTTCTGGCGATTGGTGATTGCGGGCGCAGAGGGCAACCTTGGAGCCAAGTTTGAAGCGGGTAAGGCCTTAGTCAACGGCCGTGGGGTAGAAAAGAACATTCCTAAAGGTTACGGTTTAGTGGAAGAAGCGGCGACCAAAGGCAACCTGGATGCCATGCTGTTTATGGGCGATTGGAGCCAGTCTTATCAAAACCCAGACAAATCAAGTGATAGTGCCTTTGAGTGGTATCGCAAAGCGGCGGATTTGGGCAGCGTCGATGGGCAAATTCAGCTTGGCCTAAGCTATTTAAGTGGTTTGGGCACCAGTAAAGATCACACCAAAGGCACCTACTGGCTGGAGCGTGCGGCAGAGAAAGGCAGTGCAGAAGCGATGTTTCATGCTGGTGAAGCGTGGCGCGATTACGGTAAAACGGGCAATGCGCTGGCCTACGTGTGGCTGTTTCTGGCGTCGCATTTTGGTTATGAAAAAGCCCGGGCGATGCGTGATCAAGTAGCGACCAAAATTGGTGTAGATATCGTTGTTGGCTTGCAGTCGGTAGCAAAACCGTTGATGAAGAAACTGGAAGCGGGCAAAGTCGGCAAACATTCGATTATCAAGGCGCTGAACAAGGTCTACAAACGCCCTGCATACTTCCCTCCGTTGGAAAAGCCGCTAGATGCGGACACTCAGTTACTTAGCGATGACGCTGCGTTTGAAGAAACCTTGCTGGCGGATACGGTAGAAGTTGAACAAGAGCCCGTTTCGCCAAACGCCAATTCAGGAAAGCCTTCACTCGACTTTTCTCAGTCTTTCGAAATGCCGAAAAAGTAG
- a CDS encoding DUF445 family protein yields MNKSLITNLLSLGALAAGYALSNDYLLYAGLFAFSGAITNWLAIHMLFEKVPGLYGSGVIPARFEEFKAAIKTLMMEQFFTRENIDKFLNKEMAGGKSLNLEPIIAKVDFNPTFDSLVDVIAQSQFGGMLAMLGGTEALVPLKQPFVEKMQAAMVELSQSDSIKQALKEELEAPAMMEEIQANIENIIDQRLNELTPKMVKEMVQKMIKQHLGWLVVWGGVFGGVIGLITAVIA; encoded by the coding sequence ATGAACAAAAGCTTAATCACTAATTTGCTGTCGCTTGGCGCTTTGGCTGCGGGCTACGCGCTAAGTAACGATTACCTTCTTTACGCTGGCCTGTTTGCTTTTTCTGGGGCGATCACTAACTGGCTAGCGATTCATATGCTGTTTGAAAAAGTGCCAGGGCTGTATGGCTCGGGGGTCATTCCAGCGCGTTTTGAAGAGTTCAAAGCGGCGATCAAAACCCTGATGATGGAACAATTTTTCACCCGCGAAAACATCGACAAATTCCTCAACAAAGAGATGGCGGGTGGCAAGAGCCTCAATCTTGAGCCGATCATCGCCAAAGTGGATTTCAATCCAACGTTTGATTCTTTGGTCGATGTGATCGCCCAATCGCAGTTTGGCGGCATGCTAGCGATGTTGGGTGGAACAGAAGCCTTGGTGCCACTCAAACAACCTTTCGTAGAAAAAATGCAGGCGGCCATGGTTGAGCTTAGCCAGAGCGATAGCATTAAGCAGGCGTTAAAAGAAGAGTTGGAAGCGCCTGCCATGATGGAAGAGATCCAAGCCAATATTGAAAACATCATCGATCAGCGTCTCAACGAGCTGACGCCGAAAATGGTCAAAGAGATGGTGCAAAAGATGATCAAGCAACATTTAGGCTGGCTGGTAGTTTGGGGCGGCGTGTTTGGTGGCGTAATTGGCCTTATCACTGCGGTCATTGCTTAA
- a CDS encoding ABC transporter ATP-binding protein, with translation MFKRFESFTNPFPAGQPEQPPEGLLAFCRYYTRGFEKPLILMSLLSTIVAMVEVSLFGAMGQLVDWLSNSDPRTFIEQNQSELIYYGLVLLVVMPTLVVVYSLVVHQTLLGNYPMSIRWLAHRYLLNQSLNFYQDDFAGRVATKVMQTSLAVRESVMKTMDVFVYVSVYFTSIIVMLAAADWRLMVPMLFWLLIYIAIQLYFVPKLKSVASEQADARSTMTGRIVDSYTNIQTVKLFSHSKRETQYAENGMREFLGTVYRQMRLVTGFNIAVQVTNYVLVFSIASLSIYLWLGGAISVGAIAIAVSLALRINGMSMWIMWEVGALFENMGTVVDGMKTLAKPIAIQDKPQATELTVTQGGIEFEDVSFHYGENKGVINHLNLSIKPGEKIGLVGRSGAGKSTLVNLLLRFHDVESGKIKIDGQTISEVTQDSLRAQIGMVTQDTSLLHRSIRDNILYGNPDASEEELLRATKQAHAHEFIETLTDPFGNVGYDAQVGERGVKLSGGQRQRIAISRVLLKDAPLLVLDEATSALDSEVEAAIQESLNELMQGKTVIAIAHRLSTIAQMDRLIVLDKGNIVEQGTHQELLDNKGIYAQLWAHQTGGFLADDCPEENSKIA, from the coding sequence ATGTTTAAACGATTTGAAAGCTTTACCAATCCGTTTCCGGCCGGACAGCCGGAGCAGCCACCAGAGGGATTACTGGCATTTTGCCGCTACTACACTCGTGGCTTTGAAAAACCGCTGATTTTGATGTCACTGTTGTCAACCATTGTCGCCATGGTCGAAGTCTCCCTGTTTGGCGCGATGGGCCAACTGGTGGATTGGCTGAGCAATAGCGATCCTCGTACCTTTATCGAGCAAAACCAAAGCGAGCTGATTTACTACGGCTTAGTGCTGTTGGTGGTGATGCCCACGCTCGTCGTGGTTTATTCGCTGGTGGTACACCAAACCCTGCTCGGTAACTATCCGATGTCGATTCGCTGGTTAGCGCACCGTTACCTGCTCAATCAGAGCCTGAACTTTTATCAGGATGATTTTGCCGGCCGCGTCGCTACCAAAGTGATGCAAACATCGCTGGCAGTGCGTGAATCGGTGATGAAAACCATGGATGTGTTCGTCTATGTTTCGGTTTACTTCACCAGCATCATCGTGATGCTGGCGGCGGCGGACTGGCGCCTCATGGTACCGATGCTGTTTTGGCTGCTGATTTACATCGCCATTCAGCTCTACTTTGTGCCGAAGCTGAAAAGTGTCGCTTCTGAACAAGCGGACGCGCGCTCCACCATGACCGGGCGTATCGTCGATAGCTACACCAATATTCAAACCGTGAAGCTGTTCTCGCACAGCAAGCGGGAAACGCAATACGCTGAAAACGGTATGCGCGAGTTTCTGGGCACTGTCTATCGACAAATGCGCCTGGTCACGGGCTTTAACATCGCCGTGCAAGTCACCAACTATGTGCTCGTATTTTCCATCGCGTCGCTCTCTATCTATTTGTGGCTGGGCGGGGCAATCAGTGTCGGCGCGATTGCGATTGCCGTCAGTTTGGCACTGCGTATCAACGGCATGTCGATGTGGATCATGTGGGAAGTCGGCGCGCTGTTTGAAAACATGGGCACCGTGGTTGACGGGATGAAAACTCTGGCAAAACCGATTGCCATCCAAGATAAACCGCAAGCCACTGAGCTCACAGTGACGCAAGGCGGCATCGAGTTTGAAGATGTCAGCTTCCACTACGGCGAGAACAAAGGAGTGATCAACCATCTCAATCTGAGCATCAAGCCAGGAGAAAAAATCGGCTTGGTGGGCCGCTCTGGCGCAGGCAAATCAACGCTGGTTAACCTGTTGCTGCGCTTTCACGATGTGGAAAGTGGCAAGATCAAGATCGATGGGCAGACTATCTCTGAGGTCACGCAAGATTCGCTGCGCGCGCAGATCGGCATGGTAACGCAAGACACGTCACTGCTGCACCGCTCGATCCGTGACAACATTCTTTACGGTAACCCCGACGCCAGCGAAGAAGAGCTGCTGCGCGCCACCAAACAGGCGCACGCCCATGAGTTTATCGAAACGCTGACCGACCCGTTTGGCAATGTCGGCTACGATGCACAAGTGGGCGAACGCGGGGTGAAACTCTCTGGCGGCCAGCGCCAACGCATTGCCATTTCTCGCGTGTTGCTCAAAGACGCACCGCTGCTGGTACTCGATGAAGCGACCTCTGCGCTCGATTCCGAGGTGGAAGCGGCAATCCAAGAGAGCTTGAACGAGTTGATGCAAGGCAAAACGGTGATCGCGATTGCTCACCGCCTCTCGACTATCGCGCAGATGGATCGGCTGATCGTGCTCGATAAAGGCAACATCGTCGAGCAAGGAACGCATCAAGAACTGTTGGATAACAAAGGCATCTACGCGCAGCTTTGGGCCCATCAAACTGGCGGCTTCCTCGCCGACGATTGTCCTGAAGAAAACAGCAAGATCGCCTAA
- a CDS encoding arginine deiminase-related protein, whose amino-acid sequence MLLPNETNLSKQSVRQNANCVVMVPPKEFRFNEETARDNEFQNQISLGQEAVRQKTMAEFKAMVSKLRQEGVQVVEFDYPESSVATPDAVFPNNWFSTTEEGAFFTFPMACENRREEVRPQALIDVLTAAGREVTHQDSLTQYTHDEAFLESTGVMVIDHCNKTIYAALSQRCDRLVLEEYAKRIGYPRVISFQTRLPSGKPIYHTNVMMAIGEKFCVICDEVIPEFERRFVLKSLAKDKQVISISIEQMNRFCGNLLQLETVNGSKVIAMSQSAYDAFSEAQRNQLATHGKLLPFDVKTIEEIGGGSVRCMLGEVFLPTRKSVL is encoded by the coding sequence ATGTTGTTACCGAATGAGACAAATCTATCGAAACAGAGCGTGCGACAAAACGCCAACTGCGTGGTGATGGTGCCGCCGAAAGAGTTTCGTTTTAATGAAGAGACCGCTCGCGACAACGAATTTCAGAACCAAATCTCCCTCGGCCAAGAGGCGGTGCGACAAAAAACCATGGCGGAGTTTAAGGCGATGGTGAGTAAACTGCGTCAGGAAGGGGTGCAAGTGGTGGAGTTTGACTACCCCGAGTCATCCGTCGCAACGCCGGACGCCGTTTTCCCGAATAACTGGTTTAGTACTACCGAAGAGGGCGCTTTTTTCACTTTTCCGATGGCGTGTGAAAACCGCCGGGAAGAAGTTCGCCCGCAAGCATTGATTGACGTGCTTACTGCCGCAGGGCGAGAAGTGACCCACCAAGATTCACTGACCCAATACACCCACGATGAGGCATTTTTGGAAAGCACGGGCGTGATGGTGATCGATCATTGCAACAAAACTATTTACGCCGCCTTATCACAACGTTGTGATCGCTTGGTGCTGGAAGAGTATGCCAAACGTATCGGCTACCCGCGCGTGATCTCTTTTCAAACCCGCTTACCGTCGGGCAAGCCGATTTATCACACCAATGTGATGATGGCGATTGGCGAGAAATTTTGTGTGATTTGTGATGAAGTGATCCCCGAGTTTGAGCGTCGTTTCGTCTTGAAATCATTAGCCAAAGACAAGCAGGTGATCTCCATTTCCATCGAGCAGATGAACCGTTTTTGCGGCAACCTCCTGCAACTGGAAACGGTTAACGGCAGCAAGGTGATCGCCATGTCGCAATCGGCCTATGATGCGTTTTCAGAAGCGCAGCGCAACCAACTGGCCACGCACGGAAAACTGCTTCCCTTCGATGTGAAGACCATCGAAGAGATTGGCGGCGGTTCGGTGCGCTGTATGCTTGGTGAAGTATTTTTGCCAACGCGCAAAAGCGTGCTGTAA
- a CDS encoding phosphopentomutase, giving the protein MARCIVVVLDGFGVGEMPDVAEVRPQDCGANTADKLLNHFPLKRLATLEKLGLQNVLRNGKSVMQANPLANTGKAELAHQGGDTFMGHQEIMGTCPKAPLVQPFQAVLPAIEQALIEQGYRVETITRQGLSLLLVEGAVVIGDNLEADLGQVYNLTCNFHLLSFSALLDIAQVVRSANSVSRNIAFGGHIGAPGQAASMQRIFNAIEIKPNGAGQDTYIGINTPDSGVYDNGFQVAHLGYGVDATTQVPWLLHQQGITTWLYGKVADIVQNRNGHSYLSVVDTDEVFRLLNHDLAQQNDGFFCANVQETDLSGHQQDPKQYWRILEKADAGIRQVMTQMGAEDLLIVMADHGNDPFIGHSKHTREQVPLLAYRQEKQSLELGQRKTLSDVGATVCTFFAAELPENGVAIEALLD; this is encoded by the coding sequence ATGGCTAGATGTATCGTGGTGGTACTCGATGGCTTTGGCGTCGGTGAAATGCCCGATGTGGCAGAAGTGCGCCCGCAAGACTGCGGGGCCAATACCGCCGACAAGCTGCTGAACCATTTTCCGCTCAAGCGCTTAGCGACGCTGGAAAAACTCGGCCTGCAAAATGTACTGCGCAATGGCAAATCCGTTATGCAGGCTAACCCCTTAGCCAACACAGGTAAAGCGGAGCTGGCTCATCAAGGCGGCGACACCTTTATGGGCCATCAGGAAATCATGGGCACTTGCCCCAAAGCGCCGCTCGTTCAGCCTTTTCAAGCCGTGTTGCCCGCTATTGAACAGGCGCTTATTGAGCAAGGCTATCGCGTGGAAACCATCACTCGTCAAGGGTTGTCCCTTCTGCTGGTCGAAGGCGCTGTGGTGATTGGCGACAATCTTGAAGCGGATCTTGGACAAGTGTACAACTTGACCTGTAATTTCCATCTGCTGTCATTTTCCGCTTTGCTCGACATCGCACAAGTGGTGCGCTCGGCCAACTCCGTCAGCCGCAACATCGCCTTTGGCGGCCACATTGGCGCTCCAGGACAAGCTGCCAGCATGCAGCGCATCTTCAACGCAATTGAAATCAAACCCAATGGTGCTGGCCAAGATACCTATATTGGCATCAACACTCCGGACAGCGGCGTGTACGACAACGGCTTTCAGGTGGCGCATTTAGGTTATGGCGTTGATGCGACGACTCAAGTGCCGTGGCTGTTGCATCAGCAAGGCATCACTACATGGCTGTATGGCAAAGTGGCGGACATTGTACAAAACCGAAACGGACACTCGTATTTGTCGGTGGTGGATACCGATGAGGTCTTTCGCCTACTCAACCACGACCTCGCGCAGCAAAACGATGGGTTTTTCTGCGCTAATGTGCAAGAAACCGATTTATCCGGCCACCAGCAAGATCCCAAGCAATATTGGCGCATCTTGGAAAAAGCCGATGCGGGTATTCGCCAAGTGATGACGCAGATGGGCGCTGAAGACCTATTGATTGTCATGGCCGACCACGGCAATGACCCATTTATTGGCCACAGTAAACACACGCGGGAACAGGTGCCTTTGCTAGCGTATCGGCAAGAAAAGCAATCGCTGGAGTTGGGACAGCGCAAAACACTATCGGATGTAGGAGCGACAGTGTGCACCTTCTTCGCCGCTGAGTTACCGGAAAACGGGGTAGCGATTGAGGCTTTACTCGATTGA
- a CDS encoding YhfX family PLP-dependent enzyme → MFLHALEKQNPDLITAALRLFKQGQILPDSTVIDVDQFLANAQQMRRVANELGIKLYAMTKQFGRNPKLAKLLIEQCDFDGIVCVDFKEARTLAAQGLPIANVGHLVQPPSHFIPTLVAAIKPQVITVYSLEKARQISEAAYNAKVTQGLLLKFYHSRDQLYVNQESGFAIEELKQVVAEIQAMPNVYIAGVTHFPCFLFNQTSQKTEPTPNLTTLLEAKLALQALGVNCEQVNAPSATCIETLPLLAKYGCTHGEPGHALTGTIPGNAVSPQAEKIAMLYLSEISHHYGADSYCFAGGYYRRGALEHGLVHYRGQNERVRVYNDDHDSIDYHLRVAGHYPIGSPVIMAYRTQVFVTRSDVVLLRGVAQGQPKIIGRFDALGNRIDQTEVCDG, encoded by the coding sequence ATGTTTTTACACGCCTTAGAAAAGCAAAATCCCGACTTAATTACCGCCGCGCTGCGCTTATTTAAACAGGGCCAGATACTGCCAGATAGCACCGTCATTGATGTCGACCAGTTTCTTGCCAACGCCCAGCAGATGCGGCGCGTCGCCAATGAGCTGGGCATAAAGCTTTACGCCATGACCAAGCAGTTTGGTCGCAACCCCAAACTAGCAAAACTGTTAATTGAGCAGTGCGATTTTGACGGTATTGTGTGTGTCGATTTCAAAGAAGCACGCACGCTGGCCGCACAAGGTTTGCCCATCGCCAATGTCGGACATCTGGTGCAGCCGCCCAGCCATTTTATTCCAACCTTGGTGGCGGCTATCAAACCGCAAGTCATTACTGTCTACAGTCTGGAAAAAGCACGGCAAATCTCTGAAGCGGCGTACAATGCAAAAGTGACACAAGGTTTGCTGCTCAAATTCTATCATTCGCGCGACCAGTTGTACGTCAATCAAGAATCGGGCTTTGCGATCGAAGAGCTCAAACAGGTCGTGGCGGAAATTCAGGCCATGCCCAACGTCTATATTGCAGGAGTGACCCATTTCCCCTGTTTTTTGTTTAACCAAACATCACAAAAAACCGAACCAACCCCCAATCTGACCACGCTATTGGAAGCCAAGCTCGCTTTGCAAGCGCTCGGCGTCAACTGCGAGCAAGTCAACGCGCCCTCAGCTACCTGTATTGAAACCTTACCCCTACTGGCTAAATATGGCTGCACGCACGGCGAGCCGGGCCACGCCCTGACCGGTACCATACCCGGTAACGCGGTCAGCCCACAGGCGGAGAAAATCGCCATGCTCTATTTAAGCGAAATCTCTCACCATTATGGCGCCGACAGTTATTGCTTTGCTGGGGGATATTATCGCCGCGGCGCGCTCGAGCATGGTTTGGTCCATTATCGCGGGCAAAACGAGCGCGTACGTGTGTATAACGACGATCACGACAGCATTGATTACCATCTGCGTGTTGCCGGCCACTACCCCATCGGTTCTCCGGTGATCATGGCATATCGCACCCAAGTATTTGTCACCCGCAGTGATGTGGTGCTACTCCGTGGCGTCGCCCAAGGGCAGCCCAAAATCATCGGCAGGTTCGATGCACTCGGCAACCGCATCGACCAAACGGAGGTGTGTGATGGCTAG